From the genome of Streptomyces sp. NBC_01116, one region includes:
- a CDS encoding MFS transporter, with protein MDHRHVLRALSGLLIVLFVAMISSTVVSVALPQIIGSLDGTQSQYTWVVTATLLASTASTPIWGKLADLFSKKLLLQIAIGLFVVSSIACGFAQSTEQLIAFRAVQGLGMGALQVLVQVIIAAMISPKERGRYNGYLGGVMAVATVGGPLLGGFITDASWLGWRWCFFIAVPFTLVASVILARTLHLAEVRRPGTKVDYLGASLIAAGVSLLLLWVTFVGTDFDWISWQSGLMVGGSVLILGAAVLVETRVKDPVVPMHVVRRRDPALAIVASLAVGMAMFGGAVFLGQYFQIGRGYSPTEAGLLTIPLMAGVLVSSTVAGRLVSKTGKVKPFIVAGVIVLALGFLGLSFIDHRTSLVLVSLGMLGVGVGVGMSMQNLVLVLQNTVPLSEIGAASGAITFFRSLGGTMGVSVLGAVLAHQVATRITDGLTGLGIDPAASGSSGSTLNVAAMPPQVQDVVRAAYGEATGHIFLISAGIAVIGVIASLFLTPTKLRDSVDL; from the coding sequence ATGGACCACCGGCACGTCCTGCGGGCCCTGAGCGGACTGCTCATCGTGCTGTTCGTGGCGATGATCAGCAGCACCGTGGTCTCGGTCGCGCTCCCGCAGATCATCGGGTCCCTCGACGGCACGCAGTCGCAGTACACCTGGGTCGTCACCGCGACCCTGCTCGCCTCCACGGCCTCCACCCCGATCTGGGGCAAGCTCGCCGACCTGTTCAGCAAGAAGCTGCTGCTCCAGATAGCCATCGGGCTCTTCGTCGTCTCGTCGATCGCCTGCGGATTCGCCCAGTCCACCGAGCAGTTGATCGCCTTCCGCGCCGTACAGGGGCTCGGCATGGGCGCGCTCCAGGTGCTCGTCCAGGTGATCATCGCCGCGATGATCAGCCCGAAGGAGCGCGGCCGCTACAACGGTTACCTCGGCGGCGTCATGGCCGTCGCCACCGTCGGCGGGCCGCTGCTCGGCGGGTTCATCACCGACGCCTCCTGGCTCGGCTGGCGCTGGTGCTTCTTCATCGCCGTGCCGTTCACGCTGGTCGCCTCCGTGATCCTCGCCCGCACCCTGCACCTCGCCGAGGTCCGCAGGCCCGGGACCAAGGTCGACTACCTCGGCGCGTCGCTGATCGCCGCCGGGGTCAGCCTCCTGCTCCTCTGGGTCACCTTCGTCGGCACCGACTTCGACTGGATCTCCTGGCAGAGCGGCCTCATGGTCGGCGGGAGCGTACTCATCCTCGGTGCGGCCGTCCTCGTCGAGACCCGGGTCAAGGACCCCGTCGTCCCGATGCACGTCGTCCGCCGCCGGGACCCCGCCCTCGCCATCGTCGCCAGTCTCGCGGTCGGCATGGCCATGTTCGGCGGCGCGGTCTTCCTCGGCCAGTACTTCCAGATCGGCCGGGGCTACTCGCCCACCGAGGCCGGACTGCTCACCATCCCGCTGATGGCCGGCGTACTCGTCTCCTCGACCGTCGCCGGACGCCTCGTGTCGAAGACCGGCAAGGTCAAGCCGTTCATCGTCGCGGGCGTGATCGTCCTCGCCCTCGGCTTCCTCGGACTGTCCTTCATCGACCACCGGACCTCGCTCGTCCTGGTGTCGCTGGGGATGCTGGGCGTGGGCGTCGGGGTCGGCATGTCGATGCAGAACCTGGTGCTCGTCCTCCAGAACACCGTCCCGCTCAGCGAGATCGGCGCGGCCAGCGGGGCGATCACCTTCTTCCGCTCCCTCGGCGGCACCATGGGCGTCTCGGTACTCGGCGCGGTCCTCGCCCACCAGGTCGCCACCAGGATCACCGACGGACTGACGGGACTCGGCATCGACCCGGCCGCGTCCGGCTCCAGCGGTTCCACCCTCAACGTCGCCGCCATGCCGCCCCAGGTCCAGGACGTCGTCCGGGCCGCGTACGGGGAGGCGACCGGCCACATCTTCCTCATCTCGGCCGGCATCGCCGTCATCGGCGTCATCGCCTCCCTGTTCCTGACGCCCACCAAGCTGCGGGACAGCGTCGATCTGTAG